Proteins encoded within one genomic window of Thermus oshimai DSM 12092:
- a CDS encoding ABC transporter substrate-binding protein, producing the protein MQKRWLGVLAAAGLALGQQQVTLFWSGAITGPTSDAGAPYGAAVEDYCRYANERKLIPGVVLNCVVRDDQYNNANTQRFFEEAVDRFKIPLFLSYATGANLQLKPLIQELKIPTIPASMHVELVDPPNNDYFFIPTSTYSEQVVALLEYIAKQKKGAKVALVVNPSPFGRAPVADARKAAQQLGLQIVDVQEVGGGNLDNTALLKRLEAQGVEYIVHQNVAGPVANILKDAKRLGLDKKIKQLGAHYTGGPDLINLAGDAAEGFLWATSFYMYEEDAAGIQLQKELGKKYGRPEAIVRSTNYTNGMLAAAIAVEAMRRAQERFKRITHETVYQAIIGMNGPNAFKPGFAVSTKQGIEIDFTRSEHTGAEGLRILEAKGGRFVPVTEPFTSALFRKVHYGK; encoded by the coding sequence ATGCAGAAGCGGTGGCTAGGCGTTTTAGCGGCGGCGGGGCTGGCCTTGGGCCAGCAGCAGGTGACCCTGTTCTGGTCGGGGGCCATCACCGGGCCCACCTCGGACGCGGGGGCGCCTTACGGGGCGGCGGTGGAGGACTACTGCCGGTACGCCAACGAGCGGAAGCTCATTCCCGGGGTGGTCCTGAACTGCGTGGTGCGGGACGACCAGTACAACAACGCCAACACCCAGCGCTTCTTTGAGGAGGCGGTGGACCGGTTCAAGATCCCCCTCTTCCTCTCCTACGCCACGGGGGCCAACCTGCAGCTTAAGCCCCTGATCCAGGAGCTGAAGATTCCCACCATCCCCGCCTCCATGCACGTGGAGCTGGTGGATCCTCCCAACAACGATTACTTCTTCATCCCCACCTCCACCTACTCCGAGCAGGTGGTGGCCCTGTTGGAGTACATCGCCAAGCAGAAGAAGGGGGCCAAGGTGGCCCTGGTGGTCAACCCCTCGCCCTTCGGCCGGGCCCCGGTGGCGGACGCCCGGAAAGCGGCCCAGCAGCTGGGCCTCCAGATTGTGGACGTGCAGGAGGTGGGCGGGGGCAACCTGGACAACACCGCCCTCCTGAAGCGCCTCGAGGCCCAGGGGGTGGAGTACATCGTCCACCAGAACGTGGCCGGGCCCGTGGCCAACATCCTGAAAGACGCCAAGCGCCTGGGCCTGGACAAGAAGATCAAGCAGCTGGGGGCCCATTACACCGGGGGTCCCGACCTCATCAACCTGGCGGGGGACGCGGCGGAGGGCTTCCTCTGGGCCACCAGCTTCTACATGTACGAGGAGGACGCCGCGGGCATCCAGCTGCAGAAGGAGCTGGGCAAGAAGTACGGCCGCCCGGAGGCCATCGTGCGCAGCACCAACTACACCAACGGGATGCTGGCCGCGGCCATCGCGGTGGAGGCCATGCGCCGGGCCCAGGAGCGGTTCAAGCGCATCACCCACGAGACCGTGTACCAGGCCATCATCGGCATGAACGGCCCCAACGCCTTCAAGCCGGGCTTTGCCGTTTCCACCAAGCAAGGGATTGAGATTGACTTCACCAGGAGCGAGCACACCGGCGCGGAGGGCCTCCGGATCCTCGAGGCCAAGGGGGGCCGGTTCGTCCCCGTGACCGAGCCCTTCACCTCGGCCCTCTTCCGCAAGGTCCACTACGGCAAGTAG
- a CDS encoding ABC transporter ATP-binding protein, with product MTPVRPEDLGPILLLVNNIEVVYHDIIQVLRGVSLKVPEGRITALLGPNGAGKTTTLRAISGLLIPEDGEVVRGEILYGGKPIHNRPPEEIVRLGIVQVLEGRRVFKHLTVEENLRVGTLVRGGRAGEELERIYHYFPRLAELRHRLAGYCSGGEQQMIAIGRALLTRPRLLLLDEPSLGLAPLLVREIFDIVARVNAEEGVTVLVVEQNARMALSVAHYGYIMETGRIVLEGSREDLLENPDVQEFYLGVAKGGGRKSFKEVKAYKRRKRFM from the coding sequence ATGACCCCGGTCCGACCCGAAGACCTCGGCCCCATCCTTCTTTTGGTCAACAACATAGAGGTGGTGTACCACGACATCATCCAGGTCCTCAGGGGGGTCTCCCTCAAGGTGCCCGAGGGGCGGATCACCGCCCTCCTAGGCCCCAACGGCGCGGGGAAGACCACCACCTTGAGGGCCATCTCCGGCCTCCTCATCCCCGAGGACGGGGAGGTGGTGCGGGGGGAGATCCTCTATGGGGGGAAGCCCATCCACAACCGCCCCCCCGAGGAGATCGTCCGCCTGGGGATCGTCCAGGTGCTGGAGGGGCGGCGCGTCTTCAAGCACCTCACCGTGGAGGAGAACCTCCGGGTGGGCACCCTGGTGCGGGGGGGGCGGGCCGGGGAGGAGCTGGAGCGCATCTACCACTACTTCCCTCGCCTAGCCGAGCTCCGCCACCGCCTGGCGGGGTACTGCTCCGGGGGGGAGCAGCAGATGATCGCCATCGGCCGCGCCCTCCTCACCAGGCCCAGGCTCCTCCTCCTGGACGAGCCCTCCTTGGGCCTTGCCCCCCTTTTGGTGCGGGAGATCTTTGACATCGTGGCCCGGGTGAACGCGGAGGAGGGGGTCACGGTCTTGGTGGTGGAGCAGAACGCCCGCATGGCCCTTTCCGTGGCCCACTACGGCTACATCATGGAGACGGGGCGCATCGTCCTGGAGGGGAGCCGGGAGGACCTCTTGGAGAACCCGGACGTGCAGGAGTTCTACCTGGGGGTGGCCAAGGGCGGGGGGCGGAAGAGCTTCAAGGAGGTGAAGGCCTACAAAAGGCGCAAGCGCTTCATGTGA
- a CDS encoding metal ABC transporter ATP-binding protein, which produces MWALEAEGLSVRFGDFVALEGVSLKVPEGAFVAVIGPNGAGKSTLLKAFLGLVPFRGEVRLFGHPLRAVDPKRIGYVPQIKTFDRTFPALSLELVATGLRPTWPFRLGREARALALEALRRVGAEDLAERPLGRLSGGQLQRVYLARALVRRPKLLLLDEPATGVDRVGEVDLYRYLEAYQAETGATVLMITHDLDAAHHASHVLVLNRKVIGFGPPERALSEACLRQAFGHLGHAHGVYAGGKDA; this is translated from the coding sequence GTGTGGGCCCTCGAGGCGGAAGGCCTTTCCGTGCGCTTTGGGGACTTTGTGGCCCTGGAGGGGGTTTCCCTGAAGGTCCCCGAAGGGGCCTTCGTGGCGGTCATCGGCCCCAACGGGGCGGGGAAGAGCACCCTCTTGAAGGCCTTTCTGGGCCTGGTCCCCTTTAGGGGAGAGGTACGGCTTTTTGGCCATCCCCTTCGGGCGGTGGACCCCAAGCGCATCGGCTACGTGCCCCAGATCAAGACCTTTGACCGCACCTTTCCCGCCCTGAGCCTGGAGCTGGTGGCCACGGGGCTAAGGCCCACCTGGCCCTTCCGCTTGGGGAGGGAGGCGCGCGCCTTGGCCCTGGAGGCCCTGAGGCGGGTGGGGGCGGAGGACCTGGCGGAGCGCCCCCTGGGGCGGCTTTCCGGGGGGCAGCTGCAACGGGTGTACCTGGCCCGGGCCCTGGTGCGCCGGCCCAAGCTCCTCCTCCTGGACGAGCCCGCCACGGGGGTGGACCGGGTGGGGGAGGTGGACCTCTACCGCTACCTCGAGGCCTACCAGGCGGAGACCGGGGCCACGGTCCTCATGATCACCCACGACCTGGACGCGGCCCACCACGCGAGCCACGTGCTCGTCCTGAACCGAAAGGTCATCGGCTTCGGGCCCCCGGAGCGGGCCCTTTCCGAGGCCTGCCTGCGCCAGGCCTTCGGCCACCTGGGGCATGCGCATGGGGTTTACGCGGGGGGCAAGGATGCTTGA
- a CDS encoding metal ABC transporter permease, which yields MLEALAYPFFQRALLAGLGVALFAGFLSPFVVQRRLSFLGDGLAHAAFAGVALGLFLREEPLYLALPFTLLVALLITWVKEKTPLSEDTAIGVFFALSVALGAVFLSRARGYVGDAMGYLFGSLLFVGPQDLLALGLLLLFLLLFLPLWGAWAYATLDRELAQADRLPVVLHDYLLSALVALGLVLAVKLVGAILVAAFLVIPGATGRLLARTFAGMTLLSLGLALLATLLGLLVAFLLDLPSGASIVLVQTLLFALALFKPVFSGGK from the coding sequence ATGCTTGAGGCCCTGGCCTACCCTTTCTTCCAGCGGGCCCTTCTCGCGGGGCTTGGGGTGGCCCTTTTCGCCGGCTTCCTAAGCCCCTTCGTGGTGCAAAGGCGGCTTTCCTTCCTGGGGGATGGCCTGGCCCACGCGGCCTTCGCCGGGGTGGCCCTGGGGCTTTTCCTAAGGGAGGAGCCCCTCTACCTGGCCCTCCCCTTCACCCTCCTGGTGGCCCTCCTCATCACCTGGGTCAAGGAGAAAACCCCCCTTTCCGAGGACACGGCCATCGGGGTGTTCTTCGCCCTCTCCGTGGCCTTGGGGGCGGTCTTCCTCTCCCGGGCCCGGGGGTACGTGGGGGACGCCATGGGCTACCTCTTCGGTTCCCTCCTCTTCGTGGGGCCCCAGGACCTTTTGGCCTTGGGGCTTCTCCTCCTCTTCCTCCTCCTTTTCCTCCCCCTGTGGGGGGCCTGGGCCTACGCCACCTTAGACCGGGAGCTGGCCCAGGCGGACCGGCTTCCCGTGGTCCTTCACGACTACCTCCTCTCCGCCTTGGTGGCCCTGGGCCTGGTGCTGGCGGTGAAGCTGGTGGGGGCCATCCTGGTGGCCGCTTTTCTGGTCATCCCCGGGGCCACGGGGAGGCTTCTGGCCCGCACCTTCGCGGGCATGACCCTCCTTTCCCTGGGCCTGGCCCTCCTGGCCACCCTCTTAGGCCTCCTCGTGGCCTTCCTCCTGGACCTGCCCAGCGGGGCCAGCATCGTCCTGGTCCAGACCCTCCTCTTCGCCCTAGCCCTCTTTAAACCCGTATTCTCAGGCGGAAAATAG
- a CDS encoding RrF2 family transcriptional regulator has protein sequence MWVSTKAQYGLRALVEIGLRAPQAVPLKEVAEAQGISLHYLEQIAAQLRRAGFIRSVRGAKGGYRLARPPERVTALEVVEALEGSLAPVSCIEDPESCAKVGQCSTELLWKRVDLAMRGVLGGTTLQDLIEERKLLEAKRLIQLEAS, from the coding sequence ATGTGGGTGTCCACGAAGGCCCAGTACGGCCTGCGCGCCCTGGTGGAGATCGGCCTCCGCGCGCCCCAGGCGGTGCCCCTCAAGGAGGTGGCCGAGGCCCAGGGCATCAGCCTCCACTACCTGGAGCAGATCGCCGCCCAGCTCCGCCGCGCGGGCTTCATCCGTTCCGTGCGCGGGGCCAAGGGGGGGTACCGCCTGGCCCGCCCCCCCGAGCGGGTCACCGCCCTCGAGGTGGTGGAGGCCCTGGAGGGGAGCCTGGCCCCCGTGTCCTGCATTGAGGACCCGGAAAGCTGCGCCAAGGTGGGCCAGTGCTCCACGGAGCTCCTCTGGAAACGGGTGGACCTGGCCATGCGGGGGGTTTTGGGGGGCACCACCCTCCAGGACCTCATAGAGGAGCGGAAGCTTCTGGAGGCCAAGAGGCTCATCCAGCTGGAGGCTTCCTAG
- a CDS encoding cysteine desulfurase family protein, with amino-acid sequence MERRERGIYLDYAATTPLDPEVAEAMREVEGVFGNPSSVHRFGQRARRVLEEARERIAHLLAASPRELVFTGSGSEADALALLGVALARGRGHVVSTEVEHAAVLGALSLLERLGFSVTRLKPDREGMVYPEQLEEALRPDTFLVSVMLAGNETGALYPVRAFAEVAHRHGALFHTDAVQAVGQVPVSFSELGVDLLSFSAHKFYGPKGIGGLLVRRGVSLYPLVPGKQEGGRRGGTPSPVLAHGMAVALEKALRLLPEESERLRALRDRLEAGLLSVEGVELNGPREGRLPKITNVTVKGADGETLLLAMDFLGVAVSSGSACSAGSLEPSHVLLAMGRTPKEARASLRFSLGRFTTEEEVEEAIGVFREAVERARA; translated from the coding sequence ATGGAGCGCAGGGAGCGGGGGATTTACCTGGACTACGCCGCCACCACCCCCCTGGACCCGGAGGTGGCCGAGGCCATGCGGGAGGTGGAGGGGGTCTTCGGCAACCCCTCCAGCGTGCACCGCTTCGGCCAGAGGGCGCGAAGGGTGCTGGAGGAGGCCCGGGAGCGGATCGCTCACCTCCTTGCGGCCTCCCCCAGGGAGCTCGTCTTCACCGGCTCGGGCTCGGAGGCGGACGCCCTGGCCCTTTTGGGGGTGGCCCTGGCCCGGGGGCGGGGGCACGTGGTGAGCACGGAGGTGGAGCACGCCGCCGTTTTGGGGGCCCTAAGCCTTCTTGAGCGCCTGGGCTTTTCCGTGACCCGCCTGAAGCCGGACCGGGAGGGGATGGTCTACCCCGAACAGCTGGAGGAGGCCCTCCGCCCCGACACCTTTCTGGTGAGCGTGATGCTGGCGGGCAACGAGACGGGGGCCCTTTACCCCGTTCGGGCCTTCGCGGAGGTGGCCCACCGCCACGGGGCCCTCTTCCACACGGACGCGGTGCAGGCCGTGGGCCAGGTGCCCGTGAGCTTTTCTGAGCTTGGGGTGGACCTCCTCTCCTTCAGCGCCCACAAGTTCTACGGCCCCAAGGGCATCGGGGGGCTTTTGGTGCGCCGGGGGGTGAGCCTTTACCCCCTGGTGCCGGGCAAGCAGGAGGGGGGCAGGCGGGGGGGGACCCCAAGCCCCGTCCTGGCCCACGGGATGGCGGTGGCCCTGGAGAAGGCCCTAAGGCTCCTCCCCGAGGAGTCGGAGAGGCTTAGGGCCCTAAGGGACCGCCTCGAGGCCGGCCTCCTCTCCGTGGAGGGGGTGGAGCTTAACGGCCCCAGGGAGGGGCGGCTTCCCAAGATCACCAACGTCACCGTGAAGGGGGCGGACGGGGAGACCCTCCTTCTCGCCATGGACTTCCTGGGGGTGGCCGTCTCCTCGGGCTCGGCCTGCAGCGCGGGGAGCCTCGAGCCCTCCCACGTCCTCCTGGCCATGGGCCGCACCCCCAAGGAGGCCCGGGCCTCCTTGCGCTTCTCCCTGGGCCGCTTCACCACGGAAGAGGAGGTGGAGGAGGCCATAGGGGTCTTCCGGGAGGCGGTGGAGAGGGCCAGGGCCTAG
- the aroA gene encoding 3-phosphoshikimate 1-carboxyvinyltransferase: MNRPFLDLKAEGPLRGVLRVPGDKSVTHRGLMLLALSEGEGRLLYPLKAGDTLSTAKAMAALGAEIAEEGPHFRVRGVGLRLKEPEDVIDCGNAGTLMRLLLGLLAGQEGLFAVLTGDASLRRRPMGRVVEPLRAMGARIEGREGGRRAPLAVRGVPLRGLRYTLPVPSAQVKSALLLAGLFAEGVTEVEEPVPTRDHTERLFLHFGLPLEKEGPRVRTRPAEPFPARDLIVPGDFSSAAFFLVAALLVPGSEVTLEGVGLNPTRTGLLKVLKAMGADLEWRVEEGEGGEPVGWVRARHSPLKGVSVDPSLIPLMVDEVPVLAAAAAWAEGETHIPNLSELRVKESDRVSAIAQNLRALGVEVEEGPDWLRIRGGGVRPGAVEPFHDHRIAMAFAVAGLPVGVRVYEPQWAEISYPGFFEDLKRLCAAS, encoded by the coding sequence ATGAACCGGCCCTTTTTGGACCTCAAGGCGGAAGGCCCCTTAAGGGGGGTCTTGAGGGTCCCCGGGGACAAGTCCGTGACCCACCGGGGCCTCATGCTCCTGGCCCTAAGCGAGGGGGAGGGGCGGCTCCTTTACCCCTTGAAGGCGGGGGACACCCTCTCCACCGCCAAGGCCATGGCCGCCCTGGGGGCGGAGATCGCGGAGGAGGGCCCCCACTTCCGCGTCCGGGGGGTGGGGCTCCGCCTGAAGGAGCCCGAGGACGTCATAGACTGCGGGAACGCGGGGACCCTCATGCGCCTCCTCCTCGGCCTCCTGGCCGGGCAGGAGGGGCTTTTCGCCGTCCTCACCGGGGATGCCTCCTTAAGGCGGAGGCCCATGGGCCGGGTGGTGGAGCCCCTGAGGGCCATGGGGGCCCGGATTGAGGGGCGGGAAGGGGGGAGGAGGGCCCCCTTGGCCGTGCGGGGGGTGCCCCTCCGGGGCCTCCGCTACACCCTCCCCGTGCCCAGCGCCCAGGTGAAAAGCGCCCTCCTCCTGGCGGGCCTCTTCGCGGAAGGGGTGACGGAGGTGGAGGAGCCCGTCCCCACCCGGGACCACACGGAGAGGCTCTTCCTGCACTTCGGCCTGCCCCTGGAGAAGGAGGGCCCCCGGGTGCGCACCCGTCCTGCGGAGCCCTTCCCCGCGCGGGACCTTATTGTGCCTGGGGACTTCTCCAGCGCCGCGTTTTTCCTGGTGGCGGCCCTCCTGGTGCCGGGTTCGGAGGTGACCCTCGAGGGGGTGGGCCTGAACCCCACCCGCACCGGCCTCCTAAAGGTCCTAAAGGCCATGGGGGCGGACCTGGAGTGGCGGGTGGAGGAGGGGGAGGGTGGGGAGCCCGTGGGCTGGGTGCGGGCCCGGCATAGCCCCTTAAAAGGGGTTTCCGTGGATCCCAGCCTCATCCCCCTCATGGTGGACGAGGTGCCCGTCCTGGCCGCGGCCGCCGCCTGGGCGGAAGGGGAGACCCACATCCCGAACCTTTCCGAGCTCCGGGTGAAGGAGTCGGACCGGGTTTCGGCCATCGCCCAGAACCTCCGCGCCCTGGGGGTGGAGGTGGAGGAGGGGCCGGACTGGCTCAGGATCCGGGGGGGCGGGGTGCGGCCTGGGGCGGTGGAGCCCTTCCACGACCACCGCATCGCCATGGCCTTCGCCGTGGCGGGGTTGCCCGTGGGGGTTAGGGTCTACGAGCCCCAGTGGGCGGAGATCTCCTATCCGGGCTTCTTTGAGGACCTGAAGAGGCTATGCGCGGCATCGTGA
- the cmk gene encoding (d)CMP kinase has translation MRGIVTIDGPSASGKSTVARRVAEALGVPYLSSGLLYRAAAYLALRHGVDPEDEQALLALLEGKGVRLEADRVLQNGEDLTPFLHTPEVDRLVSQVARKEGVRAWVNARLKEVPPPFVAEGRDMGTAVFPQAPHKFYLTARPEVRARRRAKERPQAFEEVLRELLARDEKDRRQSAPAPDALVIDTSEMGLEEVVARILEHLRD, from the coding sequence ATGCGCGGCATCGTGACCATCGACGGCCCCTCGGCCTCGGGGAAGAGCACGGTGGCGAGGAGGGTGGCGGAGGCCTTGGGGGTGCCCTACCTCTCCAGCGGCCTCCTCTACCGGGCCGCGGCCTACCTGGCCCTCCGCCACGGGGTGGACCCAGAGGACGAACAGGCCCTCCTCGCCCTCTTGGAGGGGAAGGGGGTGCGCCTCGAGGCCGACCGCGTCCTCCAGAACGGGGAGGACCTCACCCCCTTCCTCCACACCCCGGAGGTGGACCGCCTCGTCTCCCAGGTGGCCCGGAAGGAGGGGGTTCGGGCCTGGGTGAACGCCAGGCTCAAGGAGGTCCCCCCGCCCTTCGTGGCCGAGGGGCGGGACATGGGCACCGCGGTCTTCCCCCAAGCCCCCCACAAGTTCTACCTCACCGCCCGCCCCGAGGTGCGGGCGAGAAGGCGGGCCAAGGAAAGGCCCCAGGCCTTTGAGGAGGTGCTCCGGGAGCTCCTGGCGCGGGACGAGAAGGACCGGCGCCAAAGCGCCCCCGCGCCGGACGCGCTGGTCATTGACACCAGCGAGATGGGCCTGGAAGAGGTGGTGGCCCGCATCCTGGAGCACCTTAGGGACTAG
- a CDS encoding CDP-alcohol phosphatidyltransferase family protein: MVPGAKARPVQEFLNVLLYRPLAHLLVRLLLPTPVKPPHLVLFHTALVLLAAGLILRGEDLMAALLLQLKTVLDNADGQLARLRGEVSELGRYLDTEMDFLGNLALFLALGARTGEVGLALLAFLAFTLAQSFDFNLERLYREARGEAFRDSPEEQKTPLLTLLQGLYALLFAPQDRAIRALERFLQGRLGLDPLRFWDEAALAGVVNLGLSTQLFFLGLFLALGQPRAYLTFALLQALYLGAWYLWRIVRSIPSPR, translated from the coding sequence ATGGTGCCCGGGGCCAAGGCCAGGCCGGTGCAGGAGTTCTTAAACGTCCTCCTCTACCGCCCCTTGGCCCACCTCCTGGTCCGCCTCCTCCTCCCCACCCCGGTCAAACCCCCCCATCTCGTCCTCTTCCACACCGCCCTGGTCCTCCTCGCGGCGGGGCTCATCCTTAGGGGGGAGGACCTCATGGCCGCCCTTCTCCTCCAGCTCAAGACCGTGTTGGACAACGCCGACGGCCAGCTGGCCCGGCTCAGGGGGGAGGTTTCCGAGCTCGGCCGGTATCTGGACACGGAAATGGACTTCCTGGGCAACCTGGCCCTTTTCCTCGCCCTGGGGGCGAGGACGGGGGAGGTGGGCCTGGCCCTCCTGGCCTTTTTGGCCTTCACCTTGGCCCAGTCCTTTGACTTCAACCTGGAAAGGCTCTACCGGGAGGCCCGGGGAGAGGCCTTCAGGGACTCTCCTGAAGAGCAAAAGACCCCCCTTCTCACCCTCCTCCAGGGCCTCTACGCCCTCCTCTTCGCCCCCCAGGACCGGGCCATCCGGGCCCTGGAGCGCTTCCTCCAGGGGCGCTTGGGCCTAGACCCCTTGCGCTTTTGGGACGAGGCCGCCCTGGCGGGGGTGGTGAACCTGGGGCTTTCCACCCAGCTCTTCTTCCTGGGGCTTTTCCTGGCCTTGGGGCAACCTAGGGCCTACCTTACCTTCGCCCTCCTCCAGGCCCTGTATCTTGGGGCCTGGTACCTATGGCGGATCGTCCGGAGCATCCCATCCCCACGGTAG
- a CDS encoding NUDIX domain-containing protein, with protein MADRPEHPIPTVGALVEREGRVLLVRTAKWRGLWGVPGGKVEWGEALEEALRREIREEVGLTLSEIRFALLQEARFSEEFYRPTHMLLINYFARGEGEVRPNGEILEWAWVEPEKGLSYPLNRFTRTLLEAYLEGA; from the coding sequence ATGGCGGATCGTCCGGAGCATCCCATCCCCACGGTAGGGGCTTTGGTGGAAAGGGAGGGGCGGGTCCTCCTGGTGAGGACGGCCAAGTGGCGGGGGCTTTGGGGCGTCCCCGGGGGGAAGGTGGAGTGGGGGGAGGCCCTGGAGGAGGCCCTTCGGCGGGAGATCCGGGAGGAGGTGGGCCTAACGCTTTCGGAAATCCGCTTCGCCCTCCTCCAGGAGGCCCGTTTTAGCGAGGAGTTCTATAGGCCCACCCACATGCTCCTCATCAACTACTTCGCCCGAGGGGAAGGGGAGGTGCGGCCGAATGGGGAGATCCTGGAGTGGGCCTGGGTGGAGCCGGAAAAGGGCCTTTCCTACCCCCTCAACCGTTTCACCCGGACCCTCCTTGAGGCCTACCTGGAGGGCGCATGA
- the tmpR gene encoding bifunctional dihydropteridine reductase/dihydrofolate reductase TmpR has product MRVALVTGSAKGIGRAILLALAREGYHVCVHYRTSEALAEATRAEAEALGVKAIKVRADLTREEEVALLVEEVRYHLGGVGVLVNNVGDYLYKPIEEVTLEEWRWILDTNLTATFLLTQKVLPLMVAQGFGRIVNLGYAGATNLLARPHITPYVIAKTGVVLYTKAIAKRFAMSGITANVVAPGVAENSISKPLHEIPMGRLAFLEEIARTVVFLVNEPYLTGQVLEVAGGWNL; this is encoded by the coding sequence ATGAGGGTGGCCCTGGTCACGGGCAGCGCCAAGGGCATCGGCCGGGCCATCCTCCTGGCCCTGGCCCGGGAGGGCTACCATGTCTGCGTCCACTACCGCACCTCCGAGGCCCTGGCCGAGGCCACGCGGGCCGAGGCGGAGGCCCTGGGGGTGAAGGCCATCAAGGTGCGGGCCGACCTCACCCGGGAGGAGGAGGTGGCCCTTTTGGTGGAGGAGGTGCGCTACCACCTGGGGGGGGTAGGGGTCCTGGTGAACAACGTGGGGGACTACCTCTACAAGCCCATTGAGGAGGTGACCCTGGAGGAGTGGCGCTGGATCCTGGACACCAACCTCACCGCCACCTTCCTCCTCACCCAAAAGGTGCTGCCCCTCATGGTGGCCCAAGGGTTCGGCCGCATCGTGAACCTGGGCTACGCGGGGGCCACGAACCTCCTGGCCCGGCCTCACATCACCCCCTACGTCATCGCCAAGACGGGGGTGGTCCTCTACACCAAGGCCATCGCCAAGCGCTTCGCCATGAGTGGGATCACCGCCAACGTGGTGGCCCCGGGGGTGGCGGAGAACTCCATCTCCAAGCCCCTGCACGAGATCCCCATGGGGCGGCTCGCCTTTCTTGAGGAGATCGCCCGCACCGTGGTCTTCCTGGTGAACGAGCCCTACCTCACGGGGCAGGTCCTGGAGGTGGCGGGGGGGTGGAACCTTTGA
- a CDS encoding DHH family phosphoesterase, producing MRLVAEVLKALEGPIYIATHVDPDGDAIGSSLGLYRALKALGKEAYWVAEPPRFLRFLAKEEEYADPVDKLPPGATLVALDAADPSRVVGAPVEGFVINIDHHGTNPRFGQLAVVEPTKAATAQMVKELIDLLGVPWTEELATPVLTGIVTDTGNFRFANTTPEVLRVAAELLSYGVRLSEITDRLQYRPPVYYQGLGAVLSTLRLHFGGLLVTAHLPEDVDIPEEDSDGFVGVIRYVEGSLVAVYLRRKGEGIKVSIRSRGGVSAQNIALKLGGGGHVPAAGATLEGLGLEEAYERVLEAVAEELRRAGYL from the coding sequence ATGCGCCTGGTGGCCGAGGTTCTGAAGGCCCTCGAGGGCCCCATCTACATCGCCACCCATGTGGACCCCGACGGGGATGCCATCGGAAGCTCCCTGGGGCTTTACCGGGCCCTAAAGGCCTTGGGCAAGGAGGCCTACTGGGTGGCGGAGCCCCCCCGCTTCCTCCGCTTCCTGGCCAAGGAGGAGGAGTACGCGGACCCCGTGGATAAGCTCCCCCCCGGGGCCACCCTGGTGGCCCTGGACGCCGCCGACCCCAGCCGGGTGGTGGGGGCGCCGGTGGAGGGGTTCGTGATCAACATTGACCACCACGGCACCAACCCCCGCTTCGGCCAGCTGGCCGTGGTGGAGCCCACCAAGGCCGCCACGGCCCAGATGGTGAAGGAGCTCATTGACCTCCTGGGCGTGCCCTGGACGGAGGAGCTGGCCACCCCCGTGCTCACCGGCATCGTCACCGACACCGGCAACTTCCGCTTCGCCAACACCACCCCGGAGGTCCTAAGGGTGGCGGCGGAGCTCCTCTCCTACGGGGTGAGGCTTTCCGAGATCACCGACCGCCTCCAGTACCGCCCGCCCGTGTACTACCAGGGGCTTGGGGCGGTGCTTTCCACCCTGCGCCTGCACTTTGGGGGCCTTTTGGTCACCGCCCACCTCCCGGAGGACGTGGACATCCCCGAGGAGGACTCCGACGGCTTCGTGGGGGTCATCCGCTACGTGGAGGGGAGCCTGGTGGCCGTCTACCTGAGGCGCAAAGGGGAGGGGATCAAGGTTTCCATCCGCTCCCGGGGCGGGGTTTCCGCCCAGAACATCGCCCTGAAGCTGGGGGGCGGGGGGCACGTGCCCGCGGCGGGGGCCACCCTCGAGGGCCTGGGCCTGGAGGAGGCCTACGAGCGGGTGCTGGAGGCGGTGGCGGAGGAGCTGAGGCGGGCGGGGTACCTTTAG